Proteins co-encoded in one Salarias fasciatus chromosome 4, fSalaFa1.1, whole genome shotgun sequence genomic window:
- the LOC115386610 gene encoding uncharacterized protein LOC115386610, whose translation MSKDQRVENQRDLQPDEEKDPDMKKLSMLPELLLLILMKQQLKKSASQMLVKVAELRCSNPTVLKWLRENSQSEDFSDLAEIFHFLKQKIEEEQKKDHGNTVDIIFVCHGAIRDVMIPACCLLPLPSITDVVLYAPWNCASDATLSYALAREKLKPHHRVFVSRKDSRKIPAPDKLPNHWNSMKEAGEQKIPNIMVSPLRSDDGVWKRYQELQKKHGPPGRNRIVIPFFFPESIGSVPFSVVSLALSLVLDSSRFTATVHFDNCLVDQSRGQKFDPEYLRSQYSYTEDNVIMTVSEYTFTESWLGRLVNYYFGL comes from the coding sequence ATCAATGCTTCCTGAATTACTTCTCCTCATACTAATGAAACAGCAACTGAAGAAGAGTGCCAGTCAGATGTTGGTGAAGGTCGCAGAATTAAGGTGCAGCAATCCAACAGTCCTGAAGTGGCTCAGAGAAAATTCACAGTCTGAAGACTTCTCCGATCTTGCGGAGATCTTtcatttcctgaaacaaaagattgaagaagagcagaaaaagGACCACGGCAACACTGTGGACATTATATTTGTTTGTCATGGAGCCATCAGAGATGTGATGATTCCAGCCTGCTGTCTGTTGCCTTTGCCCTCCATCACGGACGTGGTCCTCTATGCTCCCTGGAACTGTGCCAGTGATGCCACTCTATCGTACGCCCTGGCCAGGGAAAAACTCAAACCCCACCACAGAGTTTTTGTCTCTCGGAAAGACAGCCGTAAAATTCCTGCTCCTGACAAACTGCCCAACCACTGGAACTCCATGAAGGAGGCTGGAGAACAGAAGATCCCCAACATCATGGTCAGTCCTCTGAGGTCTGATGACGGAGTGTGGAAACGATACcaagagctgcagaaaaaacaCGGACCACCAGGAAGAAACCGCATCGTGATTCCCTTCTTCTTCCCAGAGAGCATTGGAAGCGTCCCGTTCTCTGTGGTCAGCCTCGCTCTGTCTCTGGTGCTGGACTCCTCCAGATTCACAGCCACCGTCCACTTTGATAACTGCCTTGTCGATCAGTCCAGGGGTCAGAAGTTTGATCCAGAGTACCTGAGGAGTCAGTACTCCTACACTGAAGACAACGTCATCATGACGGTTTCAGAGTACACATTCACTGAATCCTGGCTGGGACGTTTGGTTAACTATTATTTTGGTTTATAG